The Terriglobales bacterium region AGGCTTCGGCCGCGGCGGGGTCGATGTTGTCGGAGTAATAGCCGAGCTGGTCGTAGATCTTGCGCTTCTTCGGGTCGGAGAGGACGTCGTTGGCCTCGGAGATCTCCTTGAACTTCTCCTCGGCCTTCTTGTCGCCGGGATTCACGTCGGGGTGGAACTTGCGCGCGAGCTTGCGGAACGCCTTGCGGATGTCGTCCGCGGAAGCGTTCTTCTTGACCCCGAGGGTCCCGTAATAGTCTTTGGCTTGGGTGGCCATGAGTTCCTTCGACTCGTCGCTTCGCTCCTCGCTCAGGATTTCGGCAGCGGGCTCCCGTCCGCCGCAGCGGACTCACGCCCGCTAAACGCCTCAACCTTGGGAATGCGCGTCGCCTGCCAGGCAACGACCTGCCAGCGGTTGTTGCGGCGAATGAAGGTGCCGGTGTTGCGGAAGGTGTTGGTCTCGCCGTCGTCCATCTTCTGGACGAGGCGGAACGCGACGATCGCGGTCGAGCCGTACTGGCGGACGGTGACGTCTTCGGCGGTGTAGGTGCCCTGACGCGCGTCCTTGGGCGGCGGCTCGTCGAACGACTTCATGATGTCTGTCTTGGTGATGGTGACGCCGGCGGAGCGGGTGTAGATGAGGTCGTCGGCGAAGAAGCGGTCATAGACCGAGTTGTCGTTCTTGCTGACGCCGGCCAGGAACTCGCGCAGCAGGGCGGTGAGCTGGTCGGCGGTGGAGGGCTTGGCGGCCAGGCAGGGAACAACCAGAGCCAGCAGCACAGCGAG contains the following coding sequences:
- a CDS encoding nuclear transport factor 2 family protein: LAVLLALVVPCLAAKPSTADQLTALLREFLAGVSKNDNSVYDRFFADDLIYTRSAGVTITKTDIMKSFDEPPPKDARQGTYTAEDVTVRQYGSTAIVAFRLVQKMDDGETNTFRNTGTFIRRNNRWQVVAWQATRIPKVEAFSGRESAAADGSPLPKS